The Ruania alba genome window below encodes:
- the pdhA gene encoding pyruvate dehydrogenase (acetyl-transferring) E1 component subunit alpha, with the protein MFTPDTDGVTAPVGGPDDDLIQLLTPDGERVHHESYSARVDHLDAEALRSLYRDMVMVRRFDTEATSLQRHGELGLWPPCLGQEAAQVGSGRALGARDYVFPSYRELGVAWTRGVDLRKTLHLYRGEDHGGWDPAEHNFHLATLVIGAHALHATGYAMGIQRDGDVGTGDPERDRAAVAYFGDGATSQGDVNEALTYAAVNDAPVVFFCQNNHWAISEPTQRQSRVPLFHRGRGFGVPSVRVDGNDVLACHAVMSEALERARSGGGPTFIEAVTYRMGAHTTSDDPTRYRTRADEEAWRRKDPIDRLHALLVRDGTGEAFFTDLEAECEAFGAEIREYCRSIQTPPNERMFEHVYASENPQVNAERAWLAEYEAGFEAEEQPA; encoded by the coding sequence GTGTTCACACCCGACACAGACGGGGTCACCGCCCCGGTCGGAGGACCGGATGACGATCTCATCCAGCTGCTCACCCCCGACGGTGAGCGTGTGCACCACGAGAGTTACTCGGCCCGGGTCGACCACCTGGACGCCGAGGCGCTCCGCAGTCTCTATCGCGACATGGTGATGGTCCGTCGCTTTGACACCGAGGCCACATCGCTGCAACGCCACGGTGAGCTCGGCCTGTGGCCGCCGTGCCTGGGCCAGGAGGCCGCCCAGGTCGGATCCGGTCGCGCGCTCGGCGCGCGTGACTACGTCTTCCCGTCCTACCGGGAGCTCGGTGTCGCCTGGACCCGCGGCGTCGACCTGCGCAAGACCCTGCACCTGTACCGCGGTGAGGACCACGGCGGCTGGGACCCCGCAGAGCACAACTTTCATCTCGCCACCCTGGTGATCGGCGCCCACGCCCTGCACGCGACCGGGTACGCCATGGGGATCCAGCGTGACGGCGATGTGGGCACGGGTGATCCGGAGCGCGATCGTGCCGCCGTCGCCTACTTCGGCGACGGGGCGACCTCCCAAGGCGACGTGAACGAGGCACTCACGTATGCCGCCGTCAACGATGCACCGGTGGTCTTCTTCTGCCAGAACAACCACTGGGCGATCTCCGAACCCACGCAGCGGCAGAGCCGGGTCCCGCTCTTCCACCGCGGTCGTGGCTTCGGGGTCCCGTCGGTGCGCGTGGACGGCAATGATGTGCTGGCCTGTCACGCCGTGATGTCCGAAGCCCTGGAGCGGGCCCGCTCCGGTGGCGGCCCCACCTTCATCGAGGCGGTCACGTACCGGATGGGCGCGCACACCACGTCCGATGACCCGACTAGGTACCGCACGCGTGCGGATGAAGAAGCGTGGCGCCGCAAGGACCCGATCGACCGTCTGCACGCGCTGCTGGTCCGGGACGGCACCGGTGAGGCGTTCTTCACCGACCTGGAGGCCGAGTGCGAGGCGTTCGGTGCGGAGATCCGGGAGTACTGCCGATCCATCCAGACCCCGCCGAACGAGCGCATGTTCGAGCACGTCTACGCCAGCGAGAACCCCCAGGTCAACGCCGAGCGCGCGTGGTTGGCGGAGTATGAAGCCGGTTTCGAGGCCGAGGAGCAACCAGCATGA
- the chvE gene encoding multiple monosaccharide ABC transporter substrate-binding protein, whose protein sequence is MRRYGLVALGTAGLLALSACAGEGAGSGDGGEGGGESQAPEDVLVGVAMPTQTSERWIADGEAVEAGLTEAGYEVDLQFGNDDIPTQAQQIDQMITSGADLLIIGAIDGTALTSQLEAAAAQDIPVISYDRLIRDSEDVDFYVTFDNEQVGVQQATSLLVGLGILNEDGSEGDAEGPFNIELFAGSLDDNNAHFFWQGAIDTLQPYFDDGTLTVPSGQTDIEQAATLRWQQETAQRRMEDLLTSTYSDGTELHGVLSPYDGLSRGIITALQNDGMGPSLEEGLPVVSGQDAEIASVALIDQGVQFATIFKDTRKLADQAVVTAEAYLAGEEPEANDTETYDNGVQVVPSYLLDSDIVYADNIESLLIESEYWSADEVASGVAE, encoded by the coding sequence ATGCGTAGGTACGGATTGGTGGCACTCGGCACGGCGGGCCTGCTCGCACTGTCGGCGTGCGCAGGCGAAGGCGCCGGCAGCGGAGATGGTGGCGAAGGCGGCGGCGAGAGCCAGGCGCCGGAGGATGTTCTCGTCGGTGTGGCGATGCCCACCCAGACCTCCGAGCGCTGGATCGCCGACGGCGAGGCGGTCGAGGCCGGGCTCACCGAAGCCGGCTATGAGGTGGATCTGCAGTTCGGGAACGACGACATCCCCACGCAGGCGCAGCAGATCGATCAGATGATCACCAGCGGAGCCGATCTGCTGATCATCGGCGCCATCGACGGCACGGCCCTGACCAGCCAGCTCGAGGCTGCCGCGGCACAGGACATCCCGGTGATCTCCTACGACCGGCTGATCCGCGACAGCGAAGACGTGGACTTCTACGTCACCTTCGACAACGAACAGGTCGGCGTGCAGCAGGCGACCTCGCTCCTGGTCGGTCTCGGCATCCTGAACGAGGACGGGTCCGAGGGGGACGCTGAGGGACCGTTCAACATCGAGCTGTTCGCCGGCTCGCTGGACGACAACAACGCGCACTTCTTCTGGCAGGGCGCCATCGACACCCTGCAGCCCTACTTCGACGACGGCACGCTGACCGTCCCGTCCGGCCAGACCGACATCGAGCAGGCCGCCACGCTGCGCTGGCAGCAGGAGACGGCTCAGCGCCGGATGGAGGACCTGCTCACCTCCACCTACTCCGACGGCACCGAGCTGCACGGTGTGCTCTCCCCCTACGACGGGCTGTCCCGCGGCATCATCACCGCGCTGCAGAACGACGGCATGGGCCCCTCGCTCGAGGAGGGCCTTCCGGTGGTGAGCGGCCAGGACGCCGAGATCGCCTCGGTCGCGCTGATCGACCAGGGCGTGCAGTTCGCCACGATCTTCAAGGACACCCGCAAGCTGGCGGACCAGGCAGTGGTCACTGCCGAGGCCTACCTCGCAGGTGAGGAGCCCGAGGCGAACGACACCGAGACCTACGACAACGGGGTGCAGGTCGTTCCCTCCTACCTGCTCGACTCCGACATCGTCTACGCCGACAACATCGAGTCACTGCTCATCGAGTCGGAGTACTGGTCCGCCGACGAGGTCGCTTCCGGCGTCGCCGAGTAA
- the mmsA gene encoding multiple monosaccharide ABC transporter ATP-binding protein — translation MTPPILEMREITKTFPGVKALQQVSLTVAPGEIHAICGENGAGKSTLMKVLSGVYPHGSYEGEIVLEGDPVAFGSINDSEDRGIVIIHQELALVPHLSVAENIFLGNERRGLAGLVDWNRANSEATDLLHQVGLHENPTTPINQLGVGKQQLIEIAKALSKEVKLLILDEPTAALNDTDSEHLLALLRTLQERGITSIIISHKLNEIEEIADRTTIIRDGRTIETIDMSDPDATQERIIRGMVGRDLSHRFPERDHEIGAEIFRVDGWTVGHPTQAGRLVVEDASFTVHAGEVVGIAGLMGAGRTELAMSLFGRTYGRYLSGDVSLRGKKISTATVSDAIGAGIAYATEDRKVYGLNLIEDVRRNISAAGLRQLATRGWVNGNEEMQVAQKYRESMNIKTPTVLSTVGQLSGGNQQKVVLSKWIYTDPDVLILDEPTRGIDVGAKFEIYTIINEMVAAGKAVIVISSELPELLGLSDRIYTLAFGRITGEMPVAEATQENLMHLMTMEKELVS, via the coding sequence ATGACCCCACCCATTCTCGAGATGCGCGAGATCACCAAGACGTTCCCCGGCGTCAAGGCCCTGCAGCAGGTCTCACTGACCGTGGCCCCGGGTGAGATTCACGCCATCTGTGGCGAGAACGGCGCCGGCAAGTCGACCCTGATGAAGGTGCTCTCCGGCGTCTACCCGCACGGCAGCTACGAGGGCGAGATCGTCCTGGAAGGCGATCCGGTGGCCTTCGGGTCCATCAATGACAGCGAAGACCGCGGGATCGTGATCATCCACCAGGAGCTCGCGCTGGTGCCGCACCTCAGCGTGGCGGAGAACATCTTCCTCGGCAACGAGCGGCGTGGCCTCGCCGGCCTGGTCGATTGGAACCGCGCGAACTCCGAAGCCACGGACCTGCTGCACCAGGTGGGGCTGCACGAGAACCCGACCACACCGATCAACCAGCTCGGAGTGGGCAAGCAACAACTCATCGAGATCGCCAAGGCGCTCTCCAAGGAGGTGAAGCTGCTCATCCTGGACGAACCCACCGCCGCGCTGAACGACACCGACTCCGAGCACCTGCTCGCACTGCTGCGCACGCTGCAGGAACGCGGGATCACCTCGATCATCATCTCCCACAAGCTGAACGAGATCGAGGAGATCGCCGACCGGACCACCATCATTCGCGACGGCCGGACCATCGAGACGATCGACATGAGCGATCCGGACGCCACCCAGGAGCGCATCATCCGCGGCATGGTCGGACGCGACCTCTCGCACCGCTTCCCGGAACGCGATCACGAGATCGGCGCGGAGATTTTCCGGGTGGACGGGTGGACCGTCGGGCACCCCACCCAGGCCGGACGCCTCGTGGTCGAGGACGCCTCGTTCACCGTCCACGCCGGCGAGGTGGTCGGAATCGCCGGGTTGATGGGCGCCGGACGCACCGAGCTCGCGATGAGCCTGTTCGGTCGCACCTACGGCCGGTATCTCTCCGGCGACGTCTCCCTGCGTGGGAAGAAGATCTCCACGGCGACCGTCTCAGACGCCATCGGCGCCGGCATCGCCTACGCCACCGAGGACCGGAAGGTCTACGGACTGAACCTCATCGAGGACGTGCGCCGCAACATCTCCGCCGCCGGCTTGCGTCAGCTCGCCACCCGCGGCTGGGTGAACGGCAACGAAGAGATGCAGGTGGCGCAGAAATATCGCGAGAGCATGAACATCAAGACACCAACGGTGCTGTCCACCGTGGGCCAGCTCTCCGGCGGCAACCAGCAGAAGGTCGTACTGAGCAAGTGGATCTACACCGACCCCGACGTGCTCATCCTCGACGAACCCACCCGCGGCATCGACGTCGGTGCCAAGTTCGAGATCTACACGATCATCAACGAGATGGTCGCCGCCGGGAAGGCGGTCATCGTGATCTCTTCCGAGCTGCCCGAGCTGTTGGGGCTCAGTGACCGCATCTATACCTTGGCCTTCGGCCGGATCACCGGCGAGATGCCGGTGGCCGAGGCCACCCAGGAGAATCTCATGCACCTGATGACGATGGAGAAGGAGCTCGTGTCATGA